A single genomic interval of Salinarchaeum sp. IM2453 harbors:
- a CDS encoding class I SAM-dependent methyltransferase, producing the protein MGENDHSKWDKKHMDPEFELPEYPIPILEDIIDSLPDGRALDVATGTGRNAIYLADNGYTVDAVDVSDVGLREAQEKAKNTGVSVNWIQADVIEYPLSDNSYSVITMSYFTALEMIPKLKDALEPGGYLIIELHLRTTDEIDYGPDDQKKRLRASDLLHACLDLTILHYSAHRRRSKDDTDKQNAVCTIVARNTHGDTQSYPLWTDWSVSSNS; encoded by the coding sequence ATGGGAGAAAACGACCACAGTAAATGGGATAAGAAACACATGGACCCCGAGTTTGAACTCCCGGAATATCCAATTCCAATCTTAGAAGATATCATCGACAGCCTTCCTGACGGACGTGCATTAGATGTTGCAACTGGAACAGGGAGAAACGCAATTTACCTTGCTGACAATGGATATACTGTCGATGCAGTTGACGTTTCAGACGTTGGATTGCGGGAGGCTCAAGAAAAAGCCAAGAATACTGGTGTTTCAGTTAATTGGATTCAAGCAGATGTCATCGAGTACCCCCTCTCTGATAACTCTTATTCAGTCATTACAATGAGCTATTTCACAGCTCTTGAGATGATCCCTAAACTCAAAGATGCTCTTGAACCCGGCGGGTATCTCATCATTGAACTACATCTACGCACAACCGACGAGATCGACTACGGGCCAGATGACCAGAAAAAGCGACTCCGGGCGAGCGATTTGCTTCATGCCTGCCTTGACTTGACGATTCTCCACTATTCGGCACATCGACGCCGGAGCAAGGATGACACAGACAAACAAAACGCAGTCTGTACGATTGTTGCTCGAAATACTCACGGAGATACACAGTCTTATCCACTCTGGACAGATTGGAGTGTCTCCTCAAACAGCTAG
- a CDS encoding proteasome assembly chaperone family protein produces the protein MMSSNANATFKQEMNLDINDATLIEGMPGHGLVAAIAVDQITEQLDLNHLGSIASDTFPPVTTYDDGLVQELVRIHGSESPGVLTLKSDLALPRESFDALSSCMLEDLSKWFDRAVFLAGAPAQSEEQLGEVFGIGTTESIKQDLRDADITVPEDPGLVGGITGAFVRECHQHEIPAALLVVRAHPYLPDPQAAKAVIETALEPLVEFNIDTTPLDEQADEIQQRMEQIAAQYESLVSEQEEAETRIAHPGMFQ, from the coding sequence ATGATGTCATCGAATGCAAACGCGACGTTCAAACAAGAGATGAATTTGGATATAAATGATGCGACACTTATTGAAGGAATGCCAGGGCATGGACTAGTTGCAGCAATTGCCGTTGACCAGATCACCGAACAGCTTGATCTTAATCATCTTGGTAGTATTGCTTCAGACACGTTTCCACCGGTAACAACATATGATGACGGACTTGTACAGGAACTTGTTCGGATTCATGGGAGCGAGTCACCGGGAGTACTTACACTCAAGAGTGATCTTGCGCTGCCGCGTGAGTCATTTGATGCACTGAGCTCGTGCATGCTTGAGGATCTTTCCAAGTGGTTTGATCGCGCTGTGTTTCTTGCTGGAGCACCAGCGCAAAGTGAAGAACAACTTGGTGAAGTCTTTGGAATTGGTACGACCGAATCGATCAAGCAGGACCTTCGTGATGCTGACATCACCGTTCCAGAAGATCCAGGGCTGGTAGGTGGAATCACTGGTGCGTTCGTCAGAGAGTGCCACCAACATGAGATTCCGGCTGCATTACTGGTTGTCCGTGCACACCCGTATTTGCCAGACCCACAAGCAGCCAAGGCAGTAATCGAAACAGCCCTTGAGCCACTCGTTGAATTCAATATTGATACAACTCCACTCGATGAGCAAGCAGACGAAATCCAGCAACGGATGGAACAGATTGCTGCTCAGTATGAGTCGCTCGTAAGTGAGCAAGAAGAAGCAGAAACAAGAATTGCTCATCCAGGAATGTTCCAGTAG
- a CDS encoding PD-(D/E)XK nuclease family protein, producing MLYVGKQEYPENEILERWKEYGPSACLQINTFDDLVSDCYERNQYDGRATHIDRPLLFRLVELGLEEIDSPANPFYAGQQFPRAGLVDAAEDLYTELEFAGLLSPKAMRNRLVEEGLDDRAHHVAELAEGIETVRREILADELPETYRTERMHHVNTMKTPLDELLPAVDAVVLSGFTCFDVLERELLERISNTWPTIAVLPIQMNSDSVSGIDRGASRALETYFDLEFSRTHHEPDSTPPAKSRQRLTANLYRHPENAPLIDDVDPTALDLTFVESETVSDEIRTAAKEIRSQLATGVPPGSIGVVLTSPSEYADQTREWFNMYELPYTLQTDYPLTETALGEVIESVCALASEPRTIDTVLTLLTNPLVSVSNRGEPIDHHELTRVASRVETTGLDTVLEHVNDTVAATVKSIVQDAAILSEVELESLPGHLDALLERLGVLTTLESDDVSSAFRSHESSARTRLDRVLETLVLTAPVADPDIGDPTDRLERALAGVSIRRAARPDDRRLVVCGLGEAFLHGFDHVYVLGMTSSHFPSDEDRLSFSRPIYEAHPDFEQKDAGQEARYQFGSLLASEASVRLSAPQRSQSGDPYVEADVLTDLRRLIDLGEITKERNDATPGSQEDIQRAIGEAWNTVPDTRRQAIIDEATDTGTFTSEQCTRIQRGVECSSARADSTLTPYDGKLSPETVGQVHAEAERKPYSPSRLETYAACGFKYYMRRVLGIKAPDPLTREPDPGVRGSYIHDTLEHYYLSLQSELGEPVDPGGDFDTRQEQLLDIALDRLNDAFGDYPETAFHDQWLTSVLAGLGTPADNAYYGPEAETDDGKQIARGLFYRFLEHEFDEPAKTTARPTWFEARIGQPYDAGTLVGDDPAVIETPQGPVSVHGLIDRVDTVPGTTPRQAVVRDYKTGTSILGEGDALLGLNFQLPLYALMVEDALDGIETVGAAYYQVSPPTSVNSRSGQITSQEMATWQGSDDVDTPLLRYSHPHFETHGAFRRFVEEVTATRLGELATGIEEGRFQPTVLDPSDAGCRYCDYAHVCDVRSHQRRETIKHIDDDKIAAYVPPMARDVDAEDVVGVE from the coding sequence GTGCTCTACGTCGGGAAACAGGAATATCCTGAAAACGAAATCCTCGAACGGTGGAAAGAATATGGCCCATCAGCATGCCTCCAAATCAATACGTTCGACGACCTCGTGTCGGATTGCTACGAACGGAATCAGTACGACGGCCGAGCAACCCATATCGACCGCCCTCTTCTCTTTCGACTCGTGGAGCTCGGGCTCGAAGAGATAGATTCCCCAGCAAACCCGTTCTATGCTGGCCAACAGTTCCCCCGTGCAGGGCTCGTGGATGCGGCTGAAGACCTCTATACTGAACTCGAATTCGCTGGCCTGCTGTCACCGAAAGCGATGCGGAACCGGCTCGTCGAAGAGGGACTGGACGACCGAGCCCACCACGTTGCAGAGCTTGCTGAAGGAATTGAGACGGTTCGTCGGGAGATTCTAGCTGACGAACTGCCAGAGACGTACCGGACAGAGCGGATGCACCACGTCAACACGATGAAGACGCCGCTCGATGAGCTGCTACCGGCTGTTGATGCGGTCGTTCTCAGTGGCTTCACATGCTTCGATGTGCTTGAACGCGAACTTCTGGAACGCATTAGCAATACGTGGCCCACCATCGCAGTGCTCCCGATACAGATGAATTCGGACTCCGTCTCTGGAATCGATCGCGGTGCCTCTCGTGCGCTCGAAACGTATTTTGATCTCGAATTCTCCCGGACACACCACGAACCAGATTCAACGCCACCAGCGAAGTCACGACAACGCCTCACGGCCAATCTCTATCGCCACCCCGAGAACGCGCCCCTGATCGACGATGTGGATCCGACAGCATTGGACCTCACATTCGTCGAGTCGGAGACTGTTTCGGACGAGATCCGAACCGCGGCGAAGGAGATCCGTAGCCAGCTCGCCACTGGGGTTCCACCGGGAAGTATCGGCGTCGTGCTGACGAGTCCGAGTGAGTACGCCGACCAGACGCGGGAATGGTTCAATATGTATGAACTTCCGTACACACTACAGACAGACTATCCGCTTACGGAGACCGCACTGGGGGAAGTTATCGAGTCGGTTTGTGCCCTTGCCAGCGAACCGCGGACAATAGATACGGTTCTCACACTACTCACGAATCCGCTGGTTTCCGTCTCGAATCGGGGAGAGCCGATCGACCATCACGAGCTTACACGTGTCGCCTCTCGCGTTGAGACAACCGGACTGGACACTGTTCTCGAACACGTGAACGACACAGTTGCGGCGACGGTCAAGTCGATTGTACAGGACGCAGCGATACTGTCCGAGGTTGAGCTCGAATCACTTCCCGGGCACCTAGATGCACTTCTCGAACGACTCGGAGTACTAACTACACTGGAGAGTGATGACGTATCGTCAGCCTTCCGATCCCATGAGTCAAGTGCTCGAACCCGTCTCGATCGGGTGCTTGAGACGCTGGTGCTCACAGCCCCAGTTGCCGATCCCGACATCGGTGATCCAACCGACCGGCTGGAGCGAGCGCTCGCTGGCGTGTCGATTCGAAGGGCAGCTCGTCCGGACGATCGCCGGCTCGTCGTCTGTGGTCTGGGGGAAGCGTTCCTGCATGGGTTCGATCACGTCTACGTGCTTGGGATGACTTCCTCGCATTTTCCATCGGACGAAGACCGCCTGTCGTTTTCCCGTCCGATCTACGAGGCGCATCCCGATTTTGAACAGAAAGATGCCGGGCAAGAAGCCCGTTACCAGTTCGGTTCGCTTCTGGCGAGTGAAGCCTCTGTCCGCCTGTCAGCCCCGCAGCGTAGCCAGAGCGGTGATCCATACGTCGAAGCGGACGTATTGACCGATTTGCGCCGGCTCATCGATCTTGGTGAGATAACGAAAGAGAGGAACGATGCGACACCCGGGTCTCAGGAAGACATCCAGCGAGCGATCGGCGAAGCCTGGAACACGGTTCCCGACACCAGACGCCAAGCCATCATCGACGAGGCGACCGACACGGGGACGTTCACGTCCGAGCAATGCACCCGAATTCAGCGTGGCGTCGAGTGTTCGTCGGCACGAGCAGACTCAACACTGACGCCGTACGATGGGAAGCTGTCTCCGGAAACCGTTGGGCAGGTTCACGCGGAAGCCGAGCGGAAACCGTACAGTCCGAGTCGGCTCGAAACCTACGCCGCGTGTGGATTCAAATACTATATGCGTCGCGTGCTCGGCATCAAAGCCCCGGATCCGCTGACACGAGAGCCGGACCCGGGCGTTCGGGGATCCTACATCCACGACACACTCGAACACTACTATCTCTCCTTACAGTCTGAACTGGGAGAGCCAGTCGATCCTGGCGGCGATTTCGATACACGGCAGGAACAACTGCTGGACATCGCTCTCGATCGGCTCAACGACGCGTTCGGGGATTACCCGGAAACCGCGTTTCACGACCAGTGGCTCACGTCAGTGCTCGCTGGACTCGGAACACCAGCAGACAACGCGTACTACGGGCCAGAGGCAGAAACGGACGATGGTAAGCAAATCGCCCGGGGACTGTTCTACCGATTCCTCGAACACGAGTTTGACGAGCCAGCGAAAACGACGGCGCGTCCAACGTGGTTTGAGGCACGGATCGGCCAGCCATACGACGCCGGAACTCTTGTTGGAGACGATCCAGCAGTTATTGAGACGCCACAGGGACCAGTCTCAGTTCACGGACTCATTGATCGGGTCGATACTGTTCCCGGGACGACTCCACGACAGGCAGTCGTCCGAGACTACAAGACTGGAACGTCGATCCTCGGCGAAGGCGACGCCTTGCTTGGTCTGAACTTCCAGCTGCCACTTTATGCCCTGATGGTCGAAGACGCCCTTGATGGAATCGAGACAGTCGGCGCAGCCTACTATCAGGTCTCACCACCTACGTCCGTGAATTCACGAAGTGGCCAAATCACGTCCCAAGAGATGGCCACCTGGCAGGGAAGCGACGATGTGGACACACCATTGCTACGCTATTCACACCCT